The proteins below come from a single Paracoccus sp. SCSIO 75233 genomic window:
- the dapF gene encoding diaminopimelate epimerase yields the protein MEHARTPGLPFMKMHGLGNDFVVIDLRHGIEPPDAATISAMADRHRGVGFDQLATISADSAVDARLVFFNADGSRSAACGNATRCIARFLMDGSGKKKLRLRTDHAVLMAEDAGDGLTRVNMGPPVLDWQAIPLAREVNIDHLPIDGDPVATGMGNPHMTFFVEDADAVDLARFGPEHEHHPLYPERSNVEIVEVLSDSEIRLRIWERGTGPTLASGSCSCAAAVAAARRGLTGRKVTVQVPGGTLWIDWRGDGVWMTGPTAHVFDGVWRG from the coding sequence ATGGAACACGCCCGCACCCCCGGCCTGCCCTTCATGAAGATGCATGGGCTCGGCAATGATTTCGTCGTGATCGATCTCCGCCATGGGATCGAGCCGCCTGACGCTGCGACCATCTCGGCGATGGCCGACCGGCATCGTGGTGTCGGGTTCGATCAACTGGCAACGATCAGCGCAGATTCGGCGGTCGATGCACGGCTGGTGTTTTTCAACGCGGATGGCTCGCGCTCGGCGGCTTGCGGCAATGCGACGCGCTGCATCGCGCGGTTCCTCATGGATGGCAGCGGAAAGAAGAAACTGCGCCTGCGAACCGATCATGCGGTCCTGATGGCCGAAGATGCGGGCGACGGGTTGACCCGTGTCAATATGGGGCCGCCGGTGCTGGACTGGCAGGCAATTCCGCTCGCCCGTGAGGTGAATATCGATCATCTGCCGATTGACGGGGACCCGGTCGCGACGGGCATGGGCAACCCGCATATGACATTCTTCGTCGAGGATGCCGATGCGGTTGATCTGGCGCGTTTCGGGCCGGAGCACGAACATCATCCGCTCTATCCGGAGCGCAGCAACGTCGAAATCGTAGAAGTTCTGTCTGACAGTGAGATCAGGCTGCGTATCTGGGAGCGCGGGACTGGGCCGACGCTGGCCTCTGGCTCGTGCTCCTGCGCGGCGGCAGTGGCAGCGGCAAGGCGTGGGCTGACCGGGCGCAAGGTCACGGTGCAGGTGCCGGGCGGCACGCTGTGGATCGACTGGCGCGGGGACGGGGTGTGGATGACCGGGCCGACCGCGCATGTCTTCGACGGGGTGTGGCGGGGATGA